The Lonsdalea populi genome window below encodes:
- the cybB gene encoding cytochrome b561 has protein sequence MQNQGRFSNVQIALHWAVFLLLIITYATVELRGLAPRGTLTRQLVMATHFSCGVTVLVLMAARIYFRVKYASPPIVPPVPKWQHFLANLTHILIYALFVALPVLAVSSRYLRGQDWALFGIGMPVAATPNPDLAVSLIQLHETLAPLGYWLIGLHAAAALFHYYFMRDNTMLRMMPSKKDRPSA, from the coding sequence ATGCAGAACCAAGGGCGTTTTTCGAATGTGCAAATTGCATTGCACTGGGCCGTCTTTCTTCTTCTTATCATTACCTATGCGACCGTCGAGCTGCGAGGACTGGCGCCGAGAGGAACGTTAACGCGCCAACTGGTGATGGCGACGCATTTCAGCTGTGGCGTCACCGTGTTGGTGCTGATGGCGGCGCGCATTTATTTTCGCGTCAAATACGCCTCTCCGCCGATTGTCCCGCCAGTGCCGAAGTGGCAGCACTTTCTGGCGAACCTAACGCACATTCTGATCTACGCGCTGTTCGTGGCGCTGCCGGTGCTGGCCGTCAGTTCACGCTATTTGCGAGGGCAGGACTGGGCGCTGTTCGGCATTGGTATGCCGGTCGCGGCCACGCCAAATCCGGATTTGGCGGTGTCGTTGATTCAACTGCACGAAACGCTGGCTCCTCTCGGCTATTGGCTAATCGGGCTGCATGCGGCGGCAGCGTTGTTCCACTACTATTTCATGCGTGACAACACCATGCTGCGCATGATGCCCTCGAAAAAAGATCGCCCCTCCGCCTGA
- the cbpA gene encoding curved DNA-binding protein produces the protein MEFKDYYALLGVEPSDDIKAIKAAYRKLARKYHPDVSTEPDAAEKFKGVAEAYEVLKDSERRAEYDQIRLHRNDPHFNDSPFSQSRSAGAGGQEWHHSSDFSDFFESVFGHQAQPRSAGRSSHGQRGQDVEMELPLFLEETLKEQNRTISYQLPVHDPFGRVMDEVTKKLNVKIPAGVGDGERIRLKNQGVAGINGGANGDLYLIIRLAPHPLFDIDGQNLQIVVPLAPWEAALGANIEMPTLTGRITLTVPAGSQTGQRLRIKGKGLVSKKGAGDLYAVLKVVMPPKPDESTAAIWTSLAEKAAFNPRTVWE, from the coding sequence ATGGAATTCAAAGATTATTATGCCTTGCTGGGGGTTGAACCCTCAGACGATATCAAGGCCATAAAAGCGGCGTACCGGAAGCTGGCGCGAAAGTACCATCCCGACGTCAGCACCGAGCCGGATGCGGCGGAAAAGTTCAAGGGCGTGGCGGAAGCCTACGAAGTCCTTAAAGACAGTGAACGCCGCGCGGAATACGATCAAATCAGACTGCACCGTAACGACCCCCACTTCAACGACTCGCCCTTTTCTCAATCTCGATCCGCTGGCGCAGGCGGCCAGGAATGGCACCACAGCAGCGACTTCTCCGACTTTTTCGAATCTGTTTTTGGTCACCAGGCACAGCCGCGTTCTGCCGGCCGTTCGTCTCATGGGCAACGCGGGCAGGATGTCGAGATGGAGCTACCGCTGTTCCTTGAAGAGACGCTGAAAGAGCAAAACCGCACCATCTCCTATCAACTGCCGGTTCACGACCCGTTTGGTCGCGTGATGGACGAGGTCACGAAAAAACTGAACGTGAAAATTCCGGCGGGTGTAGGCGATGGCGAGCGTATTCGACTCAAAAATCAGGGCGTTGCAGGGATTAACGGCGGCGCGAACGGCGATCTCTACCTGATCATTCGGCTGGCGCCGCATCCCTTGTTTGATATCGACGGTCAGAATTTGCAAATCGTCGTGCCGCTGGCGCCCTGGGAAGCGGCGTTGGGCGCCAACATCGAAATGCCGACGCTGACGGGGCGCATTACCCTGACCGTCCCGGCAGGGAGTCAGACCGGTCAGCGTTTGCGTATCAAGGGAAAAGGACTGGTCAGCAAAAAAGGCGCGGGCGATCTCTATGCCGTGCTGAAAGTGGTGATGCCGCCAAAACCGGATGAATCCACGGCTGCGATCTGGACATCGCTGGCTGAAAAGGCAGCCTTTAATCCTCGGACAGTATGGGAGTAA
- a CDS encoding chaperone modulator CbpM has translation MDDIDVTFTVIEVCQIVGLSRDELGEVVALGVITPRGESSMPWRFDAYALSRLRRARRLRYELDIDWPGIAMTLTLLDKMERLNQENQRLQRQLERFIPSR, from the coding sequence ATGGATGATATCGACGTCACCTTTACCGTGATTGAGGTATGCCAGATCGTCGGGCTCTCCAGAGATGAACTCGGCGAAGTTGTCGCGCTGGGGGTCATCACACCTCGGGGAGAAAGCAGTATGCCGTGGCGCTTCGATGCCTATGCGCTAAGCCGGCTACGGCGAGCGCGACGTTTGCGCTACGAGCTGGATATTGACTGGCCGGGCATTGCCATGACGTTGACGCTGCTGGATAAAATGGAGCGCCTCAATCAGGAGAATCAGCGGCTGCAAAGACAACTGGAACGCTTTATTCCGAGTCGTTGA
- a CDS encoding heavy metal translocating P-type ATPase, protein MSSSQPLHLAVTGMSCAACASRIERVLNRMDGVSANVNFASEKAVVRLDDARSTSNDVIAAIRKAGFDVADRRVSLAVDGMSCVACAARIEKVLNNVEGVTATVNFAAGRAQVSVTPGSATPESLIARIECAGFTARQVTAGDRKAERQRRDQAWKKDRNAWVVAAVLSFPLLFEMGAMFFGQAHWLPGWFQWLLATPVQFWCGRHFYRRAWSALRSGTANMDVLVTLGTSVAYALSLVTLLTSEHGDLYFEASAAIITLVLLGKLLEGKAKTKTGDAIEGLLRLQPQIAHVEVDGEWQDRDVASLRSGDVFLVRPGESVPVDGVVIDGLSEVNEAMLTGESQPVVKQAEAQVYAATQNHSGALRVRATGVGGDTALSRIVRLVEEAQASKAGVQRLADRVSAIFVPVVIAIAVLAFVINWLVTGRWEASLVNAVAVLVIACPCALGLATPTAIMVGTGQGARAGILFRNAVALENAQQLQVLVMDKTGTLTEGQPSVVNVLPVDGVSKDELLSLAMGMEQNSEHPLGQALVKYAQLAGMTAAEVHGFSAIVGRGISAQRGDSALILGSPTFLASCGVVFDAAIPAMQEQEGLTVVGLARDGQLLGYICFDDRLREDAVKTVETLHRQGIRVVMLTGDNARAAKRVAERAGIRQFIAEVLPEQKAEQIARLQAEGYCVGMVGDGINDAPALAIANVGFAVGAGSNIALDTADVVLMQNRLGGLPDAISLSRATLNKVRQNLFFAFFYNVLGIPLAAFGLLNPVIAGSAMALSSVSVLSNSLWLRRWNPRRKG, encoded by the coding sequence ATGAGCTCATCCCAGCCTCTTCACCTCGCCGTCACTGGCATGTCCTGCGCCGCGTGCGCCAGCCGTATTGAACGCGTCCTTAACCGTATGGACGGCGTCTCCGCCAACGTGAACTTCGCCAGCGAGAAAGCGGTGGTTCGTCTCGATGATGCGCGCAGTACGTCCAACGACGTGATCGCCGCGATCCGCAAAGCCGGGTTCGACGTCGCGGATCGGCGGGTATCGTTGGCCGTCGACGGCATGAGCTGCGTTGCCTGCGCGGCACGTATCGAAAAGGTGCTCAATAACGTGGAAGGGGTAACGGCGACGGTCAATTTCGCTGCCGGTCGGGCGCAGGTCAGCGTTACCCCCGGTAGCGCCACGCCGGAATCTCTGATAGCGCGCATCGAGTGCGCCGGGTTTACGGCGCGTCAGGTGACGGCGGGCGATCGGAAGGCCGAGCGTCAGCGGCGCGATCAGGCCTGGAAAAAAGATCGCAATGCGTGGGTAGTGGCCGCCGTACTGTCGTTTCCGCTGCTGTTTGAAATGGGCGCGATGTTTTTCGGGCAGGCACACTGGCTGCCAGGGTGGTTCCAGTGGCTGCTGGCGACGCCGGTGCAGTTCTGGTGCGGCCGCCACTTTTATCGCCGGGCCTGGAGCGCGCTGCGCAGCGGAACGGCCAACATGGATGTGCTGGTGACGCTGGGCACCAGCGTCGCTTACGCATTAAGTCTGGTCACGCTGCTGACGTCGGAACACGGCGATCTCTACTTCGAGGCCAGCGCCGCCATCATCACGCTGGTCCTGCTGGGCAAGCTGCTGGAAGGCAAAGCCAAGACCAAAACCGGGGACGCTATTGAGGGGCTGTTACGCCTTCAGCCGCAGATCGCGCACGTCGAGGTTGACGGTGAATGGCAGGACCGTGATGTGGCATCGCTACGCAGTGGCGACGTCTTTCTGGTCAGACCCGGGGAGAGTGTGCCCGTTGACGGCGTAGTGATCGACGGGCTGTCCGAGGTCAATGAGGCGATGCTGACGGGAGAGAGTCAGCCCGTGGTGAAGCAGGCGGAAGCGCAGGTCTACGCGGCGACGCAGAATCATAGCGGCGCACTGCGGGTACGGGCGACCGGCGTCGGCGGCGATACCGCGCTGTCGCGTATTGTGCGGCTGGTGGAAGAGGCGCAGGCCTCCAAAGCCGGCGTGCAGCGGCTCGCCGACCGGGTTTCCGCGATCTTCGTTCCCGTCGTCATCGCGATTGCCGTGCTGGCGTTCGTGATCAACTGGTTGGTGACGGGGCGGTGGGAGGCGAGTCTGGTCAACGCCGTCGCCGTGCTGGTGATAGCCTGTCCATGCGCGCTGGGTCTGGCGACGCCGACCGCGATTATGGTCGGGACCGGTCAGGGCGCGCGCGCCGGGATCCTGTTTCGCAACGCGGTCGCGCTGGAAAACGCCCAGCAACTGCAAGTCTTGGTGATGGACAAAACCGGGACGCTGACCGAAGGACAACCTTCCGTGGTCAACGTCCTGCCCGTGGATGGCGTCTCGAAGGACGAACTGCTGAGTCTGGCGATGGGGATGGAGCAGAATTCCGAACATCCGCTGGGGCAGGCGCTGGTGAAGTATGCGCAGCTGGCCGGGATGACCGCCGCGGAAGTCCACGGATTTAGCGCTATCGTGGGGCGCGGCATCAGCGCGCAAAGGGGCGATAGCGCGTTGATTCTCGGCTCACCCACCTTCCTCGCGTCATGCGGCGTGGTTTTTGATGCTGCGATCCCCGCTATGCAGGAGCAAGAGGGGCTGACGGTGGTGGGGCTGGCCCGCGACGGGCAGTTGCTCGGCTATATCTGTTTCGACGATCGGCTGCGCGAGGATGCCGTGAAGACCGTGGAGACGCTGCACCGGCAGGGGATCCGCGTCGTCATGCTGACGGGCGATAACGCCCGTGCCGCGAAGCGGGTGGCCGAGCGAGCCGGGATCCGTCAGTTTATCGCCGAAGTGCTGCCGGAACAGAAAGCGGAGCAGATCGCTCGTCTGCAGGCGGAAGGATACTGCGTCGGCATGGTCGGCGACGGCATCAACGATGCGCCCGCGCTGGCGATCGCCAACGTGGGATTTGCCGTCGGCGCCGGTTCGAATATCGCGCTGGATACGGCGGACGTGGTGCTAATGCAAAACCGTCTCGGCGGGTTGCCCGACGCCATCAGCCTGTCGCGTGCAACGCTCAACAAGGTCAGGCAGAACTTGTTCTTCGCCTTTTTCTATAACGTGCTGGGGATCCCGCTGGCCGCATTCGGCCTGCTGAATCCGGTGATCGCCGGCAGCGCGATGGCGCTGAGTTCCGTCTCCGTCTTGAGCAATTCACTGTGGTTGCGCCGCTGGAATCCGCGCCGCAAAGGGTAA
- a CDS encoding heavy-metal-associated domain-containing protein has product MSHTSLTVSGMVCGGCVSKVTHALQALEGVSQVNVTLESGLVDVEYAETETATPDAFRRAVEEIGFDVAG; this is encoded by the coding sequence ATGTCTCATACATCATTAACAGTTTCAGGTATGGTTTGCGGCGGATGCGTCAGCAAGGTGACCCATGCTTTGCAGGCGCTGGAAGGTGTGAGTCAGGTTAACGTGACGCTGGAGAGTGGTCTGGTTGACGTGGAGTACGCTGAAACAGAAACGGCGACCCCTGACGCGTTCCGCCGCGCCGTTGAAGAGATCGGCTTCGATGTTGCCGGCTAA
- a CDS encoding metal-sensitive transcriptional regulator, translating to MLPAKCDACLDASAGEADAKQVVQPRKKALLNRLKRINGQVNGITQMVEQDRYCVDILNQITAVRSALSAVANQMLADHANGCVRKAVLTDGGEDAIAELLQVIQRMR from the coding sequence ATGTTGCCGGCTAAGTGCGACGCGTGCCTTGACGCCAGCGCGGGCGAGGCTGACGCGAAGCAGGTGGTGCAGCCACGCAAAAAAGCATTGTTGAACCGCCTGAAGCGGATCAACGGGCAGGTCAACGGCATTACGCAGATGGTGGAGCAGGACCGGTATTGCGTGGATATTCTCAATCAGATTACCGCTGTACGTTCCGCGTTGAGCGCCGTCGCCAACCAGATGCTGGCCGATCATGCCAACGGCTGCGTCCGCAAGGCGGTGCTGACCGACGGCGGAGAGGATGCCATTGCCGAACTGTTGCAGGTAATTCAGCGCATGCGCTAA
- a CDS encoding EAL and HDOD domain-containing protein, whose protein sequence is MYSFVARQPILNQRLQPVAYELLFRQGITNKFPDVSPEYATAQLISEQFLTTPLNKLTGDHPSYINFPYQLLIDGQAEILPADKVVIEILENSTPDEELFAAIKRLKRKGFTLALDDFSMDPGWDRFLPYVDIIKFDLQQSSFEEIGRYISTLRHKHLSYLAEKVETNEQFLRVKAMGFTLFQGYFFSHPQMFKAKRLSNDHKNAIQLLKEANERELNYDRIERLINSDLSLAYKLMRYFNNFRYRANLAAITTSMSFRSIAIFLGQRELRRFISLISITMGSKDKSCELYRMSLIRGKFCELLSIRLHGREDPFEAFLCGLFSMLDAILDSPMELLLEQIPVSSHIKCALMDNTGELASYLSIIAYYEKQNWEQVNTYLEMMDVNEQQMLKLITEATLWADELLDL, encoded by the coding sequence ATGTATTCATTCGTTGCACGGCAACCCATTTTAAACCAGCGCTTACAACCCGTAGCTTATGAGCTTTTGTTTCGCCAAGGTATTACTAATAAATTTCCTGACGTCAGCCCGGAATATGCCACCGCCCAGCTAATATCAGAACAATTTCTCACCACCCCATTAAATAAACTGACCGGTGACCACCCCAGCTATATTAATTTTCCCTATCAGCTTCTTATCGACGGTCAGGCGGAAATCTTACCGGCTGATAAAGTCGTGATTGAAATTCTCGAAAACTCCACGCCGGATGAGGAACTGTTTGCAGCCATTAAGAGGCTGAAAAGAAAAGGGTTCACGCTGGCGCTGGATGATTTCAGCATGGACCCCGGCTGGGACCGCTTTCTACCCTATGTGGATATCATCAAGTTCGACCTACAGCAGTCGAGTTTCGAAGAGATTGGTCGCTACATCAGCACGCTGCGGCACAAACACCTCAGCTATCTGGCTGAGAAAGTCGAGACCAACGAGCAGTTCCTGCGCGTCAAGGCGATGGGATTTACGCTGTTTCAGGGCTATTTCTTCAGCCATCCGCAGATGTTCAAGGCCAAACGGCTTTCCAACGATCACAAAAACGCCATTCAGCTGCTTAAGGAAGCTAACGAACGGGAGTTGAACTACGACCGCATTGAACGCCTGATTAACAGCGATTTATCTCTGGCCTACAAGCTGATGCGGTATTTCAACAATTTCCGCTACAGAGCCAACCTTGCCGCCATCACAACATCCATGTCGTTTCGCAGCATCGCCATATTTCTGGGGCAACGGGAATTACGGCGATTTATTTCGCTGATCAGCATCACGATGGGGAGCAAGGATAAATCCTGCGAACTTTATCGTATGAGTCTGATCCGGGGGAAGTTCTGTGAATTATTATCCATTCGCCTGCACGGTCGAGAAGATCCCTTTGAGGCCTTTTTATGCGGTCTCTTTTCCATGCTGGACGCCATTCTGGACTCACCGATGGAGCTTTTGCTGGAGCAAATCCCGGTGTCGTCGCATATCAAATGCGCTCTGATGGACAACACTGGGGAGTTGGCGAGTTATTTAAGCATAATTGCTTATTATGAGAAGCAAAATTGGGAGCAGGTTAATACCTACCTGGAAATGATGGACGTCAATGAACAGCAAATGCTGAAACTGATCACCGAGGCGACCCTCTGGGCTGACGAACTGCTGGATTTATAA
- a CDS encoding chemotaxis protein: MDNFQKDIDERTNLTSANKFELLLFRLGGSELQGGKSELFGINVFKLREIVPMPSLTKAVGMKPPMMGMVNIRGQVIPVIDLPSVAGCKPESGLNILLVTEYARSTQAFAVESVDDIVRLDWSQVLTAEAGVSSSYITSIARLDSDKESNNLALVLDVEQILHDMIPVDRDIHINDMENKAFPIKPGSVAIVAEDSKVARSLLEQGLELMQIPGQMHVTGQEAWNKIQQMAKQAKAENVPISDKIAFVLTDLEMPEMDGFTLTRHIKGDPYLKQIPVIIHSSLSGSANEDHVRKVGADAYVAKFEINELAAAVQSVLEK, from the coding sequence ATGGATAATTTTCAGAAAGATATCGATGAGAGGACCAACCTTACATCCGCCAACAAGTTTGAACTTTTATTGTTCAGATTAGGAGGCTCCGAGCTGCAGGGGGGCAAATCCGAGCTGTTTGGCATCAACGTCTTCAAGCTGCGTGAAATTGTACCCATGCCGTCTTTGACCAAAGCCGTGGGTATGAAGCCGCCCATGATGGGCATGGTGAATATTCGCGGTCAGGTCATTCCCGTGATCGATCTTCCTTCAGTGGCAGGATGTAAGCCGGAATCCGGGCTGAATATTTTGCTGGTGACGGAGTATGCGCGCAGCACGCAGGCGTTTGCGGTTGAGTCCGTTGACGATATCGTCCGTCTTGACTGGAGCCAGGTGCTGACCGCTGAAGCGGGCGTCAGCAGCAGCTATATCACCAGCATCGCACGGCTAGACAGCGACAAAGAGAGCAACAATCTAGCGCTGGTGCTGGACGTCGAGCAGATCCTGCACGACATGATCCCGGTCGATCGCGACATTCACATCAACGATATGGAAAATAAAGCGTTTCCCATCAAACCGGGCTCTGTCGCCATCGTCGCCGAAGACTCCAAGGTGGCGCGTTCGCTGCTGGAGCAAGGGCTGGAACTGATGCAGATCCCCGGTCAAATGCACGTTACCGGCCAGGAAGCGTGGAACAAGATCCAGCAGATGGCGAAACAGGCGAAGGCAGAAAACGTGCCTATCTCCGATAAGATCGCGTTTGTGCTGACCGACCTGGAAATGCCGGAGATGGACGGCTTTACGCTGACGCGTCATATCAAAGGTGACCCGTACCTGAAACAGATTCCGGTGATTATTCATTCCTCGCTGTCTGGCAGCGCCAACGAGGATCATGTACGCAAAGTCGGCGCTGACGCCTATGTAGCGAAGTTCGAGATCAACGAGCTGGCGGCTGCGGTTCAAAGCGTGCTGGAGAAGTAA
- a CDS encoding cyclic peptide export ABC transporter — protein MSHSIAKNPASRLLLSLLRGSRGVLGIATFASVANGISSVLLITVINKALLTGQENYTSLAGYFGVLIVVAIICRILSGVIFARLSQGTMAQMRKLISDRVARAPFRQIETLGASRAQSIITDDSTSVSMLFFTLPNIVMQGSIVLGCLGYLAWLSLPIFFLALTVVILGSLGYSVGGSTAIASLRAAGQAQDRLFSHFNALFSGAKELKLHVSRAQAFLTQSLGHEIEAVRKNRTRAFGVYAFGIGWMLFLFYAFLGLVTFSPTVILGLESTQLAGYVIVFLFMLMPLEGLLNSIPTLNSARVSLKRIGAILSELDEREHIDKAVSAGEFGAASTLRLSGVTHSYYREKEEGVFQLGPINMTLKRGEITFLIGGNGCGKTTLAKLLIGLYTPEEGAITVDGHEITDGNRANYRQLFSAVFSDFHLFESLIGLNDADATLDARANALLAKLHLDHKVKIENGYFSTRDLSQGQRKRLALVVAYLEDRPFYLFDEWAADQDPLFKRVFYQELLPELATRGKAVLAITHDDRFFHLADQCLKLENGRLIAHDDIAVQ, from the coding sequence ATGAGTCATTCTATTGCTAAAAATCCAGCCTCACGGCTTTTACTCTCTCTCTTGCGGGGGTCGCGCGGAGTGCTCGGCATCGCCACTTTCGCCAGCGTCGCCAACGGGATTTCCAGCGTCTTACTGATTACGGTAATCAACAAAGCGTTGCTGACCGGCCAGGAAAACTACACCTCGCTTGCCGGGTACTTTGGCGTATTGATCGTCGTCGCCATCATCTGCCGCATACTCAGCGGCGTCATTTTCGCCAGACTGAGCCAGGGAACCATGGCCCAAATGCGCAAACTCATTTCGGATCGCGTCGCCCGCGCGCCTTTTCGCCAGATCGAAACGCTGGGCGCCTCCCGCGCGCAGTCGATCATCACCGATGATTCAACCAGCGTATCCATGCTGTTTTTCACGCTACCCAATATCGTGATGCAGGGGTCGATCGTCCTCGGCTGTCTGGGATACCTTGCCTGGCTGTCGTTGCCCATCTTCTTTCTGGCGCTGACGGTGGTAATCCTCGGCTCGCTCGGTTATAGCGTCGGCGGCTCTACGGCGATCGCCTCGCTGAGAGCGGCAGGTCAGGCGCAAGATCGTCTGTTCTCCCATTTCAACGCGTTATTCTCCGGCGCCAAAGAACTGAAGCTGCACGTTTCCCGCGCGCAGGCGTTCCTCACCCAATCGCTCGGTCATGAAATTGAAGCCGTGCGCAAGAACCGCACTCGCGCTTTCGGGGTTTATGCTTTCGGCATCGGCTGGATGCTATTTTTATTCTATGCATTCCTGGGACTGGTCACCTTCTCGCCGACGGTGATACTCGGTCTCGAATCAACACAACTGGCGGGCTACGTGATCGTGTTCCTGTTTATGCTGATGCCCTTGGAAGGTTTGCTCAACAGCATACCCACGCTAAATTCGGCTCGCGTCTCACTCAAGCGCATTGGCGCGATACTTTCCGAACTCGACGAGCGGGAGCATATCGATAAAGCGGTGTCGGCCGGCGAATTCGGCGCAGCCTCAACGCTCCGTTTGTCGGGAGTGACCCACAGCTACTACCGTGAGAAAGAGGAGGGCGTATTTCAGCTCGGCCCCATCAACATGACGCTTAAGCGAGGGGAAATCACCTTTCTGATCGGCGGCAATGGCTGCGGTAAAACGACGCTGGCCAAGTTGCTGATCGGGCTTTATACGCCGGAGGAGGGCGCGATTACCGTTGACGGTCACGAGATCACCGACGGCAATCGGGCAAACTACCGGCAGCTTTTCTCCGCCGTCTTCTCGGATTTTCATCTGTTCGAATCGCTGATTGGCCTGAACGACGCCGACGCTACATTGGATGCCCGCGCGAATGCGCTCCTTGCCAAACTGCATCTGGATCACAAGGTGAAGATTGAGAATGGCTATTTTTCCACCCGCGACCTGTCGCAGGGGCAGCGCAAACGCCTCGCGCTGGTGGTGGCCTATTTGGAAGACCGGCCGTTTTATCTATTCGATGAATGGGCGGCCGATCAGGATCCACTCTTTAAGCGCGTCTTTTATCAGGAGCTTCTGCCTGAGCTGGCCACGCGCGGTAAAGCCGTATTGGCGATCACTCATGACGATCGTTTTTTCCACCTGGCCGATCAATGTCTCAAACTGGAAAACGGCCGTCTTATTGCGCATGACGACATCGCTGTTCAGTAA